Proteins from a single region of Flavobacterium sp. YJ01:
- the rbfA gene encoding 30S ribosome-binding factor RbfA: protein METNRQKKIGGVIQKDLVEILQGEVRKNGITNLVISVSKVSVTTDLSVATVYLSIFPQEKAKETLEAIKTNTTLIKHDLSQRVRLQLRRVPNLVFFIDDSLDYIEKIDNALAGKENPIENRDLLEKRRKS, encoded by the coding sequence ATGGAAACAAATAGACAGAAAAAAATAGGCGGTGTCATTCAGAAAGATCTGGTTGAGATTTTGCAGGGTGAAGTGAGAAAAAACGGAATTACAAATTTGGTAATTTCAGTATCCAAAGTAAGCGTAACTACAGATTTATCTGTAGCAACAGTATATTTGAGTATTTTTCCGCAAGAAAAAGCGAAAGAAACTTTAGAAGCAATCAAAACAAATACAACTTTAATAAAACATGATTTATCACAGCGTGTGCGTTTGCAATTACGTCGCGTTCCGAATTTAGTTTTCTTTATAGATGATTCTCTAGATTATATTGAGAAAATTGACAATGCACTTGCAGGAAAAGAAAACCCAATAGAAAATCGTGATCTTTTAGAAAAAAGAAGAAAATCATAA
- a CDS encoding FtsX-like permease family protein — protein MNFPLYIAKRYIFSSSKNNAINIINRIASMGIIVGTMALFVVLSVFSGLKVFSLSFTNEIDPDLKLTSTYGKSFFIAPNQENEIKKIEGVASYTKIIEERVLFLFKDKQQVTYLKGVDSSYAVVNDIRKKLFNGQWLKPETFQVVIGYGLAQNFSLGIMDFENPLQIFAPKPGKGAIENPEEAFNKTDVLPVGIYSISEDLDSKYVFADLGLTQELLMYKPNQISGIEFKLKPNADENAIKSQLNKIFKNKITLKNRAQLNESLYKMLNTENIAVYLIFTLVIIVALFNLIGALIMMILEKKGNLKTLFNLGTDISHLRKIFLLQGTLLSVFGGLIGLALGIILVVLQQQFELIMITPTLAYPVVFTMENVLIVMATIISLGFVASLIASSRVSKKLLD, from the coding sequence TTGAATTTCCCCTTATACATAGCCAAACGATATATTTTTAGCAGTAGTAAAAACAATGCTATCAATATCATTAATCGTATTGCCAGCATGGGAATCATTGTTGGTACAATGGCTTTGTTTGTGGTTTTATCTGTCTTCAGCGGATTAAAAGTTTTTAGTCTTTCATTTACAAATGAAATAGATCCTGATTTAAAATTGACAAGCACTTACGGAAAGTCATTTTTTATTGCACCCAATCAGGAAAATGAAATCAAGAAAATAGAAGGAGTCGCTTCTTACACCAAAATTATTGAAGAACGTGTTTTGTTTTTATTTAAAGACAAGCAGCAAGTCACATATCTTAAAGGTGTTGATAGTTCTTACGCTGTTGTTAACGATATTAGAAAGAAACTTTTTAATGGTCAATGGCTGAAACCAGAAACTTTTCAGGTTGTTATAGGGTATGGTTTGGCTCAGAATTTTTCTTTGGGAATTATGGATTTCGAAAACCCGCTTCAGATTTTTGCACCAAAACCTGGAAAAGGAGCAATTGAAAATCCTGAAGAAGCATTTAATAAAACAGATGTCTTACCAGTTGGAATTTATTCCATAAGCGAAGATTTAGATTCTAAATATGTATTTGCCGATTTAGGTTTAACGCAGGAATTACTGATGTATAAACCTAATCAGATTTCTGGAATTGAATTTAAACTAAAGCCAAATGCAGATGAAAATGCTATAAAGTCTCAATTAAATAAGATCTTTAAAAATAAAATTACTTTAAAAAACAGAGCGCAGTTAAATGAGTCTTTGTATAAAATGCTCAACACAGAAAATATTGCCGTTTATCTAATTTTTACTTTAGTGATTATTGTAGCACTTTTCAATTTGATTGGAGCCTTGATTATGATGATTTTAGAAAAGAAAGGAAATCTAAAAACGCTTTTTAATCTAGGAACAGACATTAGCCATCTTCGCAAAATATTTTTACTTCAAGGAACTTTGTTAAGTGTTTTTGGCGGATTAATCGGATTGGCGCTGGGCATAATATTGGTAGTCTTACAGCAACAATTTGAGTTGATTATGATTACGCCAACACTTGCATATCCAGTTGTTTTTACAATGGAAAATGTGCTAATTGTAATGGCAACTATTATTTCTCTAGGTTTTGTTGCGTCTTTAATAGCAAGCAGCCGTGTGAGCAAAAAATTGCTTGATTAA
- a CDS encoding AMP-binding protein, which translates to MIPAIEKDSLEEIKIFQEQKLVELLAYISENSPFYKRLFAGQNIDISKIKTLEDLQHLPVTTKEDLQQYNDDFLCVPQHKIIDYASTSGTLGDPVTFGLTDSDLDRLAYNEAISFACAGIAEGDVVQLMMTIDRKFMAGLAYFLGLRKLKVGVIRVGAGIPEMQWDSILKYNPSYLITVPSFLLKLIEYAEIHGIDYNNSSIKGAICIGESLREQDFSMNILSKKITDKWNIKLFSTYASTEMSTAFTECEHGKGGHHHPELIIVEVLDENNQPVKNGETGELTFSTLGIEAMPLLRFKTGDIVQLHNEPCACGRNTLRVGPVVGRKKQMIKYKGTTLYPPAMNDVLSSFDTIENHLIEISTNDLGTDEILIKIASKNQTPEFLQEIKDHFRAKLRVTPKIEFASKEVLNPLVFNPMSRKPIRFFDYRS; encoded by the coding sequence ATGATTCCAGCAATAGAAAAAGATTCTTTAGAAGAAATTAAAATTTTTCAAGAACAAAAATTAGTTGAACTTTTAGCATACATAAGCGAGAATTCTCCTTTTTATAAAAGACTTTTTGCAGGACAAAATATTGATATTTCTAAAATTAAAACTTTAGAAGATTTACAACATTTACCTGTTACAACAAAGGAAGATTTACAACAATATAACGATGATTTTTTGTGCGTTCCGCAACATAAAATTATCGATTATGCCTCAACATCTGGAACTTTAGGAGATCCTGTAACTTTTGGTTTAACCGATTCTGATTTAGACAGATTGGCTTATAATGAAGCAATTTCTTTTGCTTGTGCCGGAATTGCAGAGGGCGATGTTGTACAATTAATGATGACAATTGACCGAAAATTTATGGCTGGTTTGGCTTATTTTTTAGGACTTCGAAAATTGAAAGTTGGTGTTATTCGCGTTGGTGCGGGAATTCCAGAAATGCAATGGGATTCTATTTTAAAATACAATCCGAGTTATTTAATTACGGTTCCATCTTTCCTTTTAAAATTAATTGAATACGCCGAAATTCACGGAATTGATTATAATAATTCGAGCATAAAAGGTGCAATTTGTATTGGAGAATCTTTGAGAGAACAGGATTTTTCTATGAATATTCTATCGAAAAAAATCACCGATAAATGGAATATTAAGTTGTTTTCGACTTATGCTTCAACAGAAATGAGCACCGCTTTTACAGAATGCGAACACGGAAAAGGCGGACATCATCATCCAGAATTAATAATAGTTGAAGTTTTGGACGAAAATAATCAGCCTGTTAAAAATGGCGAAACAGGCGAACTTACATTTAGCACTTTAGGAATCGAAGCAATGCCTTTATTACGTTTTAAAACTGGCGATATTGTACAGCTTCACAACGAACCTTGTGCGTGTGGCAGAAATACTTTGCGAGTTGGACCAGTTGTCGGCCGTAAAAAACAGATGATAAAGTATAAAGGAACAACGCTTTATCCGCCTGCGATGAACGATGTTTTGAGCAGTTTTGATACTATTGAAAATCATTTGATTGAAATCTCAACCAACGATTTAGGAACAGACGAAATCTTAATAAAAATTGCTTCCAAAAATCAAACTCCTGAATTTCTACAAGAAATAAAAGATCACTTTAGAGCCAAACTTAGAGTAACTCCAAAAATAGAATTTGCTTCAAAAGAAGTTTTAAATCCCTTGGTTTTTAATCCGATGAGTCGAAAACCAATTCGATTTTTCGATTACAGATCTTAA
- a CDS encoding CBS domain-containing protein, translating to MKKREPISHIMTKTVVTANEKDDLKTVVEKLKTNTIRHIPIVKGKEVIGIISRTDINRLTFGALFEGQENADEAILEMLTISQVMTSKPKTVSSDTIIRDLAEIFVKEDFHALPVVDKGELKGIVTTTDVVKYFLEQYD from the coding sequence ATGAAAAAAAGGGAACCAATTAGTCATATAATGACCAAAACAGTAGTAACTGCAAACGAAAAAGATGATTTAAAAACTGTAGTAGAAAAATTAAAAACTAATACAATTCGACATATTCCAATTGTTAAAGGCAAAGAAGTAATTGGAATAATAAGCAGAACAGATATTAACCGACTTACTTTTGGAGCTTTGTTTGAAGGTCAGGAAAATGCTGATGAAGCTATTCTAGAAATGCTTACTATTTCTCAGGTAATGACTTCTAAACCAAAAACAGTTTCGTCAGATACCATAATTAGAGATTTAGCCGAAATTTTTGTGAAAGAAGATTTTCATGCTCTCCCTGTTGTTGATAAAGGTGAACTTAAAGGGATTGTTACCACCACAGATGTTGTTAAATATTTTTTAGAACAATATGATTAA
- a CDS encoding C45 family peptidase — protein sequence MKNRILYFFFIGFLSLLTSCGTSKSKHHKPDLTAFNNSKPIVTKVSDSIFISGKNSLLKNKQGIWELYVEGDPLEIGLTTGALTDSLLQKQQRIFFSKITDFVPSKFQQKILRQFLKWFNRKLYLNVPNEYQTEIYGVSQYTSNEFDNIAPRYQRSLYLHAAHDIGHALQDLALVGCSSFAAWNEKSEDGNLILARNFDFYVNDAFAENKIVAFIKPKTGNPFMMVTWPGMIGAVSGMNYEGLTVTINASKSKIPLSAKTPISILTREILQHAKNLDEAIAIAKNRKVFVSESIMVGSAIDNKAILIEVSPNKMDVYDVPNTDQLICSNHFQGDSFKDDKRNLEQIANSHSEYRFERMQELLNENPKVNPEIASEILRNKEGLKNIELGFGSEKALNQLMAHHGIIFKPKEKLVWVSANPYQLGEFVCYDLNTVFGERKNNLASFQKENLNIAKDPFLESTAFQNYKKFKIEDSKLDSIIEKKENVSSEFLEHYQTLNPDYWVVYYKAGLYFYQKKEFLQAKLNFEKALQHEITTVPEKEKIEKYLKKVKRKLQ from the coding sequence ATGAAAAACCGAATTCTATATTTCTTTTTTATCGGTTTTTTAAGTTTGCTGACTTCCTGCGGTACATCAAAATCAAAACATCATAAACCAGATCTTACTGCTTTTAATAATTCTAAACCTATCGTTACAAAAGTTTCTGATAGTATTTTTATCTCTGGAAAAAATTCACTTTTAAAAAATAAACAAGGCATTTGGGAATTGTATGTAGAAGGCGATCCGTTGGAAATTGGTTTAACAACTGGCGCTCTAACAGACTCACTTTTACAAAAACAGCAACGCATTTTTTTCTCCAAAATAACCGATTTTGTTCCGTCAAAATTTCAACAGAAAATACTTCGTCAGTTTTTAAAATGGTTCAATCGTAAATTGTATTTGAATGTTCCAAATGAATATCAGACTGAAATTTACGGTGTTTCTCAATACACTTCTAACGAATTTGATAATATCGCACCGCGATATCAGCGCAGTTTATATCTGCACGCGGCGCACGATATTGGACACGCTTTACAAGATTTGGCTTTAGTTGGCTGTTCTTCTTTTGCGGCTTGGAACGAAAAATCCGAAGATGGAAATTTAATTCTCGCCCGCAATTTTGATTTTTATGTGAATGACGCTTTCGCGGAAAATAAAATAGTAGCTTTTATCAAACCAAAAACTGGAAATCCGTTTATGATGGTCACTTGGCCTGGAATGATTGGCGCTGTTTCTGGAATGAATTACGAAGGTTTGACGGTAACCATAAATGCATCAAAATCTAAAATTCCGCTTAGCGCGAAAACGCCGATTTCAATTTTAACTCGCGAAATTTTACAGCATGCCAAAAATCTGGATGAAGCAATTGCCATTGCAAAAAACAGAAAAGTATTTGTTTCTGAATCGATTATGGTTGGAAGCGCCATTGATAACAAAGCCATTTTAATTGAAGTTTCACCAAATAAAATGGATGTTTACGATGTTCCAAATACCGATCAATTGATTTGTTCGAATCATTTTCAAGGAGACTCTTTTAAAGATGATAAACGAAATCTAGAACAAATTGCAAACAGCCATTCGGAATATCGTTTCGAAAGAATGCAAGAATTGCTGAATGAAAATCCGAAAGTAAATCCTGAAATTGCCTCAGAAATTCTTCGAAATAAAGAAGGTTTAAAAAACATTGAATTGGGTTTTGGTTCCGAAAAAGCTTTAAATCAATTAATGGCGCATCACGGAATTATCTTTAAACCGAAAGAAAAATTAGTTTGGGTTTCGGCAAATCCGTATCAATTAGGCGAATTTGTTTGTTATGATTTGAATACGGTTTTTGGTGAAAGAAAAAATAATCTCGCTTCTTTTCAAAAAGAAAATTTGAATATTGCCAAAGATCCATTTCTGGAAAGTACTGCTTTTCAGAATTATAAAAAATTTAAAATTGAAGATTCTAAATTAGATTCGATAATCGAAAAGAAAGAAAATGTTTCTTCAGAATTTCTGGAACATTATCAAACATTAAACCCTGATTATTGGGTTGTGTATTATAAAGCAGGATTGTACTTTTACCAAAAAAAGGAATTTCTTCAGGCAAAACTTAATTTTGAAAAAGCGCTACAGCATGAAATTACTACGGTTCCTGAAAAAGAAAAGATTGAAAAATATTTAAAAAAAGTCAAAAGAAAATTACAATGA
- the dusB gene encoding tRNA dihydrouridine synthase DusB — protein sequence MVKIGNIELPEFPLLLAPMEDVSDPPFRRLCKTHGADMMYSEFISSEGLIRDAIKSRMKLDIFDYERPVGIQIFGGDEEAMEMSSKIVSTVKPDLVDINFGCPVKKVVCRGAGAGVLKDVDLMVRLTKAVIKGTDLPVTVKTRLGWDENSINIDEVAERLQDIGVQALTIHARTRAQMYKGHSDWSHIARVKNNPRITMPIFGNGDIDSPEKALHYKNEYGIDGIMIGRAAIGYPWIFNEIKHFFKTGEHLPAPTVIDRVEAARNHLQWSMDWKGERLGIVEMRRHYTNYFKGIHSFKEFKQKLVTTDAPEDLFAIMKEIEQVYAGYEFV from the coding sequence ATGGTCAAGATTGGCAACATAGAATTACCCGAATTTCCTTTACTATTAGCTCCGATGGAAGATGTTAGTGATCCGCCGTTTCGCAGATTATGCAAAACGCACGGCGCTGATATGATGTATTCTGAATTTATTTCATCGGAAGGATTAATTCGTGACGCTATAAAAAGCCGCATGAAGCTGGATATTTTTGATTACGAACGTCCTGTCGGAATTCAGATTTTTGGTGGTGATGAAGAAGCAATGGAGATGTCGTCTAAAATTGTTTCTACTGTAAAACCTGATTTAGTAGATATTAATTTTGGATGTCCGGTAAAAAAAGTGGTTTGCCGTGGTGCTGGAGCTGGAGTTTTGAAAGATGTAGATTTGATGGTTCGTTTAACGAAAGCGGTTATCAAAGGAACTGATTTGCCTGTTACGGTAAAAACGCGTTTAGGCTGGGACGAAAACTCAATCAATATTGATGAAGTTGCAGAAAGGCTTCAAGATATTGGCGTTCAAGCTTTGACAATTCACGCTAGAACCCGTGCTCAAATGTATAAAGGTCATTCTGATTGGTCGCACATTGCACGTGTAAAAAACAACCCAAGAATTACAATGCCTATTTTCGGAAACGGTGATATCGACAGTCCAGAAAAAGCATTACACTATAAAAACGAATACGGAATTGACGGAATTATGATTGGCCGTGCGGCGATTGGTTATCCGTGGATTTTTAACGAAATCAAACATTTCTTTAAAACTGGCGAGCACTTGCCTGCTCCAACGGTTATTGATCGTGTTGAAGCTGCGAGAAATCATTTGCAATGGTCAATGGATTGGAAAGGCGAACGTTTGGGAATTGTAGAAATGCGTCGTCATTATACGAACTATTTTAAAGGAATTCATTCGTTTAAAGAATTCAAACAAAAACTGGTTACCACAGATGCTCCTGAAGATTTATTCGCAATCATGAAAGAGATTGAACAGGTTTATGCTGGATATGAGTTTGTTTAG
- a CDS encoding MATE family efflux transporter: MTETTIKKSLFSKIFTTLKQALKGDESFDYTSGSIKKAVILLAIPMVLEMMMESVFALVDLYFVGHLEHSSFAIQTVGLTESVLTVIYSLAIGMSMAATAVVARRIGEKDPIAAAKAGMQAIIVAFAVNSVLSIFGIIYAKDILILMGSSVESAEHGYRFTQIMIGSSLCIMLLFLINGIFRGAGNAAIAMKSLWIANICNIILCPILINGFGPIPAFGLVGAALATTVGRSIGVLYQVYHLFFGNGILKIKIPYFAPDFTQIRALVKIAAPGILQFVIASCSWIFLAQLVATTGGDHGSAGYQTALRIMMFFILPAWGLSNAAATLVGQNLGAKQIERAEKSVMTTARYNVIFMASIMMITLIFGKYIISFFTNDEQVKTIAIEALQIMSVGFIFYGIGMVLINTFNGAGDTWTPTGINFFGFWLFQIPLAFVLAKHFNMGPTGVFIAIPVAETAITLAGIFFYKRGKWKRVQV, encoded by the coding sequence ATGACAGAAACAACTATAAAGAAAAGTTTATTCTCTAAAATTTTCACCACTCTAAAACAAGCCCTAAAAGGCGACGAATCTTTTGATTATACTTCTGGAAGTATAAAAAAAGCTGTAATTCTATTAGCCATTCCGATGGTTTTAGAAATGATGATGGAATCGGTTTTTGCATTAGTCGATTTGTATTTTGTTGGACATCTAGAACACAGTAGTTTTGCCATTCAAACCGTTGGCTTAACAGAATCTGTATTGACCGTTATATATTCTCTTGCAATCGGGATGAGCATGGCGGCAACGGCTGTTGTAGCACGACGTATTGGAGAAAAAGATCCAATTGCAGCCGCAAAAGCTGGAATGCAGGCGATTATTGTAGCATTTGCCGTTAATAGTGTATTGAGCATTTTCGGAATTATCTATGCAAAAGATATTTTGATTTTGATGGGTTCTTCTGTAGAATCAGCCGAGCATGGTTACAGATTTACTCAAATCATGATTGGTTCGAGTTTATGTATCATGCTTTTGTTTCTAATTAACGGAATTTTTCGTGGAGCCGGAAATGCAGCAATTGCAATGAAAAGTCTTTGGATTGCTAACATTTGCAATATCATTTTATGTCCGATTTTAATTAATGGTTTTGGACCCATTCCTGCTTTTGGATTAGTTGGCGCAGCATTAGCAACAACTGTTGGAAGAAGTATTGGAGTTTTGTATCAAGTTTATCATTTGTTTTTTGGAAACGGAATTTTAAAAATCAAAATTCCCTATTTCGCTCCAGATTTTACTCAAATAAGAGCTTTAGTAAAAATAGCGGCTCCAGGAATTTTGCAATTCGTAATTGCTTCTTGCAGTTGGATTTTCTTAGCACAATTAGTGGCAACAACTGGCGGTGATCATGGTTCTGCGGGTTATCAAACGGCTTTGAGAATTATGATGTTTTTTATACTTCCAGCGTGGGGATTAAGTAATGCTGCCGCGACTTTGGTCGGACAAAACTTAGGGGCTAAACAAATTGAACGGGCAGAAAAATCCGTAATGACAACAGCAAGATATAATGTAATTTTCATGGCTTCAATCATGATGATTACTTTGATCTTTGGAAAATATATTATTTCGTTTTTCACGAATGACGAACAGGTTAAAACTATAGCAATCGAAGCTTTACAGATTATGAGCGTCGGATTTATTTTCTACGGAATCGGAATGGTTTTGATAAATACTTTTAACGGAGCGGGAGATACCTGGACACCAACTGGAATTAACTTTTTCGGATTTTGGCTTTTCCAAATTCCGCTTGCTTTTGTTTTAGCCAAGCATTTTAATATGGGACCAACTGGAGTTTTTATTGCTATTCCTGTTGCTGAAACTGCGATTACTTTAGCTGGAATCTTTTTCTATAAAAGAGGAAAGTGGAAAAGAGTTCAAGTTTAA